A window of Desulfurellaceae bacterium contains these coding sequences:
- a CDS encoding hydantoinase/oxoprolinase family protein, which translates to MSRSTPRPDEPPAAELRLGVDVGGTNTDAVIVAPAGQVLASAKSPTTADVTAGVGHVIRTVLSDSGLAPGAIGYAMLGTTHCTNAIVTRQGLDRVGVIRLGAPATLAIEPLLTWPIELRQAVCASRAIVRGGHEYDGEPLAALDAGELRAVLRDMRGAVAAVAISGVFAPVNPAHEHAARDIVHEVLGEDVAVSLSSQIGSLSLLERENATVLNAALIGVARTAIDGFARAVQGCGISGRLFLGQNDGSLMSLDYALQHPIFTVASGPANSIRGAAALSRLDEALVIDIGGTTTDIGMLHRGFPRESALAVEIGGVQTNFRMPDLVSIGLGGGSRVYSDDGCRVGPDSVGYRLTQDALAFGGGQLTATDLAVAAGRARLGDPGLLESLPTSVVETGLAHIAQRLEDTLDRVKLSAAPVPVVAVGGGSLLLPDHLQGASQIIRPPHAEVANAIGVAIAQVSGTVDQVFSLDGLSRAEALERASQGASERAVAAGAKPDSIEIIDREEIPLAYLPGNAVRLKVKAVGQLA; encoded by the coding sequence ATGTCCCGCTCCACGCCTCGACCTGATGAGCCCCCGGCGGCCGAGTTACGTCTCGGCGTCGATGTCGGCGGGACCAACACCGACGCGGTCATTGTCGCTCCGGCCGGTCAAGTGTTGGCCAGCGCCAAGTCCCCCACTACGGCCGATGTCACGGCTGGCGTCGGGCACGTCATCCGCACCGTGCTGTCGGACTCCGGGCTGGCGCCGGGCGCTATCGGCTATGCCATGCTGGGCACCACCCACTGTACCAACGCGATTGTCACCCGTCAGGGGCTTGATCGGGTCGGCGTCATTCGTCTTGGAGCGCCGGCTACCCTGGCCATCGAGCCGCTGCTGACCTGGCCGATCGAGCTGCGCCAGGCGGTGTGTGCGTCGCGGGCCATTGTCCGTGGCGGCCATGAGTACGACGGCGAGCCGCTGGCCGCGCTGGACGCCGGGGAGCTGCGGGCCGTCCTCCGAGACATGCGCGGCGCGGTCGCGGCGGTTGCCATCAGCGGCGTGTTCGCACCGGTCAACCCGGCCCACGAACATGCGGCCCGAGACATCGTCCACGAAGTTCTGGGCGAGGACGTAGCGGTCAGCCTGTCGAGCCAGATCGGCAGCCTCAGTCTGCTGGAGCGTGAGAACGCCACCGTGCTTAACGCCGCGCTGATCGGCGTGGCCCGGACCGCCATAGACGGCTTTGCCCGGGCCGTCCAGGGCTGCGGTATTTCGGGCCGCCTGTTCCTGGGCCAGAACGACGGCAGTTTGATGTCGCTCGACTATGCCCTGCAGCATCCCATCTTCACAGTCGCGTCCGGACCGGCCAACAGCATCCGAGGAGCGGCCGCGCTGAGTCGGCTCGATGAGGCACTGGTCATTGATATTGGCGGGACTACGACCGATATCGGTATGCTCCACAGAGGCTTTCCGCGCGAGTCGGCGCTGGCGGTTGAGATCGGCGGCGTGCAGACCAATTTTCGGATGCCGGATCTGGTGTCAATCGGTCTGGGCGGGGGTAGCCGGGTGTATAGCGACGACGGCTGTCGGGTCGGTCCCGACAGCGTCGGCTATCGACTCACCCAGGACGCACTAGCCTTTGGCGGCGGGCAGCTGACCGCCACCGACCTGGCGGTTGCGGCCGGTCGGGCCCGGCTGGGCGACCCCGGCCTGCTCGAGTCCCTGCCCACGTCGGTGGTCGAAACGGGGCTGGCCCATATCGCTCAGCGTCTGGAAGACACGCTAGACCGGGTGAAGCTGTCGGCCGCGCCGGTTCCGGTTGTGGCGGTCGGTGGGGGCAGTCTGCTGCTGCCCGACCACCTGCAGGGGGCCAGCCAGATTATTCGTCCGCCCCACGCCGAGGTCGCCAATGCCATCGGCGTCGCCATCGCCCAGGTCAGCGGGACGGTCGATCAGGTCTTTTCGCTCGACGGGCTGAGCCGGGCCGAGGCACTTGAGCGGGCCAGCCAAGGGGCGTCCGAGCGAGCCGTTGCGGCTGGGGCAAAGCCCGACAGCATTGAGATTATCGACCGGGAGGAAATCCCGCTGGCCTATCTGCCGGGCAACGCCGTGCGTCTCAAAGTCAAAGCGGTCGGCCAGCTGGCGTGA